In Isoalcanivorax indicus, the following proteins share a genomic window:
- a CDS encoding DUF72 domain-containing protein, with product MQSSLFPDSTDMPDTPGGAVRPARHAATLKELAAKLPAGLHLGTSSWHYPGWATLVWDKVYSEAQLSRDGLPAYATHPLFNTVGVDRGFYTPLTREQYAEHAAQVPDDFRFVIKAPAQVTDAQVRGAGGKGQETNPLFLDPATALETFVTPALAGMGPKLGALVFQISPLPATWRGEIAGLIQALHRLLRALPDLTASAPDAVVAVEVRDPEWLTPDFTAALKDTGATYCLGLHPKMPPIDEQLPILRALWPGPLVCRWNVNPIHGAYGYEQARDKYAPFDKMVDPDLATRSALAKVIAGTVRGGQNAFVTLSNKAEGSAPLSVTALAEAIVARTPEPLARS from the coding sequence ATGCAATCTTCCCTGTTCCCCGACAGTACAGACATGCCGGACACACCCGGTGGGGCAGTGCGCCCGGCTCGGCATGCTGCAACGTTGAAAGAGCTCGCGGCGAAGCTGCCCGCCGGGCTTCACCTGGGCACCTCGTCGTGGCATTACCCCGGCTGGGCCACGTTGGTGTGGGACAAGGTCTACAGCGAAGCGCAGCTCTCGCGGGACGGCTTGCCCGCCTATGCCACGCACCCGTTGTTCAACACCGTGGGGGTGGATCGCGGTTTTTATACGCCGCTCACCCGCGAGCAATACGCCGAGCATGCCGCCCAGGTGCCGGATGATTTCCGGTTTGTGATCAAGGCGCCCGCGCAAGTGACCGACGCGCAGGTGCGTGGCGCGGGCGGCAAAGGGCAGGAGACCAACCCGCTGTTTCTGGACCCGGCCACGGCGCTGGAGACATTTGTGACGCCAGCACTCGCCGGGATGGGGCCCAAGCTGGGCGCGCTGGTGTTCCAGATCAGCCCGCTGCCCGCCACCTGGCGCGGCGAGATCGCCGGGCTGATTCAGGCCCTGCATCGCCTGCTGCGCGCCCTGCCAGACCTGACCGCCAGCGCTCCCGATGCCGTGGTGGCGGTGGAAGTGCGGGACCCGGAATGGCTCACCCCCGATTTCACCGCCGCCCTGAAAGACACCGGCGCCACCTACTGCCTGGGCCTGCACCCGAAGATGCCGCCCATCGACGAACAATTGCCGATCCTGCGCGCCCTGTGGCCCGGCCCGCTGGTGTGCCGCTGGAACGTCAATCCGATTCATGGCGCCTACGGGTACGAACAGGCCCGCGACAAATACGCGCCCTTCGACAAGATGGTGGACCCGGATCTGGCGACGCGCAGCGCGCTGGCGAAAGTGATTGCCGGTACGGTCAGGGGAGGGCAGAACGCATTTGTGACCTTGAGCAATAAAGCAGAAGGCAGCGCGCCTTTGTCCGTGACCGCATTGGCCGAAGCCATTGTCGCCAGAACGCCCGAACCTTTGGCACGTTCGTAA
- a CDS encoding DUF2218 domain-containing protein: MATVHARLETPQPQRLLTRLGRHWGHKFEVEMEAGRLLVPFSDDARAWLQASDAVLEIRIEHPDQTGVDKLKGVVADHLQRFSKDEVLVFEWS; encoded by the coding sequence ATGGCGACCGTTCATGCACGGCTGGAGACACCCCAACCCCAGCGGCTACTGACCCGGCTGGGGCGGCATTGGGGGCACAAGTTTGAGGTAGAGATGGAAGCGGGGCGGTTGCTGGTGCCCTTTAGCGACGACGCCCGGGCGTGGTTGCAGGCGTCAGATGCGGTGCTGGAGATCCGTATTGAGCACCCGGATCAGACGGGTGTGGACAAGCTGAAGGGGGTTGTGGCGGATCATTTGCAGCGGTTCAGCAAGGATGAGGTGTTGGTGTTTGAGTGGTCGTGA
- a CDS encoding HNH endonuclease, producing MKVTLDGLNIGNSYERPFLAELWGYKGFQAISRGVVTPSGTNFIILFVTKEKQQALTQYNDYLDGGFLHWEGEEKHSSDARIINAKQNGDQIHLFYRDIHHSPFVYHGEISLESFQLHTTKPSEFVFSIGSTNELADPLDDIEKHKQEYDVLEQTERESIVKSRIGQGLFRERLIRLWGGCSVTGLSNLSLLRASHIKPWRSCTNEERLDPMNGLLLHPTLDHLFDTGFVTFEESAKIRISERLSEADAKILQIDPSVRLRKAPAKIGDYLAFHREHVFKNH from the coding sequence ATGAAAGTAACACTTGATGGCTTGAATATTGGTAATTCATACGAACGCCCCTTTCTTGCCGAGCTGTGGGGGTACAAAGGCTTCCAAGCCATATCCCGCGGCGTAGTCACCCCATCCGGCACGAACTTCATCATCCTATTCGTGACCAAGGAAAAGCAGCAAGCCCTAACACAGTACAACGATTACCTCGACGGCGGCTTCTTGCATTGGGAGGGCGAGGAGAAGCATTCTTCGGATGCCAGAATCATCAACGCCAAGCAGAACGGCGATCAGATCCATCTTTTCTATCGAGACATCCACCACTCGCCTTTTGTTTATCACGGCGAAATCTCCCTGGAGAGCTTCCAGCTACACACTACCAAACCCAGTGAGTTCGTATTCTCTATAGGCTCTACAAATGAGTTGGCCGATCCCCTCGACGACATCGAGAAGCATAAGCAAGAATATGACGTTCTGGAGCAAACAGAGCGCGAGTCCATAGTCAAAAGCCGCATAGGCCAAGGGTTGTTCAGAGAACGCTTGATTCGGCTATGGGGTGGCTGCTCCGTTACGGGTCTATCGAATCTCTCGCTGCTTCGAGCGTCACACATCAAGCCCTGGCGAAGTTGCACCAACGAAGAACGTCTCGATCCTATGAATGGCTTGCTTCTGCATCCAACGCTGGATCACCTCTTCGACACAGGCTTTGTGACGTTCGAGGAGAGCGCCAAGATTCGCATTTCCGAACGGCTTTCCGAAGCCGATGCAAAGATCTTGCAGATCGACCCTTCAGTTCGTTTGAGGAAGGCGCCCGCCAAGATTGGTGACTATCTGGCATTCCATCGGGAGCATGTCTTCAAGAACCATTGA